A region of Vicugna pacos chromosome 7, VicPac4, whole genome shotgun sequence DNA encodes the following proteins:
- the PSMA2 gene encoding proteasome subunit alpha type-2 — protein MAERGYSFSLTTFSPSGKLVQIEYALAAVAGGAPSVGIKAANGVVLATEKKQKSILYDERSVHKVEPITKHIGLVYSGMGPDYRVLVHRARKLAQQYYLVYQEPIPTAQLVQRVASVMQEYTQSGGVRPFGVSLLICGWNEGRPYLFQSDPSGAYFAWKATAMGKNYVNGKTFLEKRYNEDLELEDAIHTAILTLKESFEGQMTEDNIEVGICNEAGFRRLTPTEVKDYLAAIA, from the exons ATGGCGGAGCGTGGGTACAGCTTTTCGCTGACTACATTCAG cccGTCTGGCAAACTCGTCCAGATCGAATATGCTTTGGCTGCGGTAGCTGGAGGAGCCCCTTCAGTGGGAATTAAAG CTGCAAATGGTGTGGtcttggcaactgagaagaaacagaaatccaTCCTGTATGATGAGCGAAGCGTCCACAAGGTGGAGCCGATCACCAAGCACATAGGTCTGGTGTACAGCGGCATGGGCCCAGACTACAG AGTCCTTGTGCACAGAGCTCGAAAACTGGCCCAACAGTACTATCTCGTTTACCAAGAACCCATTCCCACAGCTCAGCTGGTACAGAGAGTAGCTTCTGTGATGCAGGAGTACACCCAGTCAGG tggCGTTCGTCCGTTTGGAGTTTCTCTACTTATCTGTGGTTGGAATGAGGGACGACCGTATTTATTCCAGTCAGATCCATCT GGAGCTTACTTTGCCTGGAAAGCCACAGCAATGGGAAAGAACTACGTGAACGGGAAAACGTTCCTGGAGAAAAG ATATAATGAAGATCTGGAACTTGAAGATGCCATTCATACAGCCATATTAACCCTGAAG GAAAGCTTTGAAGGGCAAATGACAGAAGATAACATAGAAGTTGGCATCTGCAATGAAGCCGGATTTAGGAGGCTCACTCCCACTGAAGTTAAGGACTACTTGGCTGCCATCGCATAA
- the C7H7orf25 gene encoding UPF0415 protein C7orf25 homolog: protein MSAHSMLCERIAIAKELIKRAESLSRSRKGGIEGGAKLCSKLKAELKFLQKVEAGKVAIKESHLQSTNLTHLRAIVESAENLEEVVSVLHVFGYTDSLGEKQTLVVDVVANGGHTWVKAIGRKAEALHNIWLGRGQYGDKSVIEQAEDFLQASHQQPVQYSNPHIIFAFYNSVSSPVAEKLREMGISVRGDIVAVNSLLDHPEELQPSDSESDDEGPELLQVTRVDRENILASVAFPTEIKVDVCKRVNLDITTLITYVSALSYGGCHFIFKEKVLTEQAEQERREQVLPQLEAFMKDKELFACESAVKDFQSILDTLGGPGERERATMLIKRINVVPDQPSERALRLVASSKINSRSLTIFGTGDTLKAITMTANSGFVRAANNQGVKFSVFIHQPRALTESKEALATPLPKDCTADKEHS, encoded by the coding sequence ATGTCTGCACACTCCATGCTCTGTGAGCGAATTGCCATAGCCAAGGAACTGATCAAGAGAGCAGAATCACTTTCTAGATCAAGAAAAGGTGGCATCGAAGGTGGGGCGAAGCTGTGCAGCAAACTGAAGGCAGAATTAAAATTCTTACAGAAAGTAGAAGCTGGGAAAGTCGCTATTAAGGAGTCCCACTTACAGAGCACTAACCTAACACACCTAAGAGCCATTGTGGAATCGGCAGAAAACCTGGAGGAAGTTGTCAGCGTTCTCCATGTCTTTGGTTACACAGACAGCTTGGGAGAAAAGCAGACCCTTGTGGTCGATGTTGTTGCAAACGGTGGTCACACCTGGGTGAAAGCCATCGGCCGAAAGGCCGAAGCTCTGCATAACATCTGGCTGGGCAGGGGCCAGTATGGTGACAAAAGTGTCATTGAGCAGGCGGAAGACTTCCTCCAGGCCAGCCACCAGCAGCCAGTGCAGTATAGCAACCCTCACATCATCTTTGCGTTTTACAACAGTGTCTCCAGCCCCGTGGCAGAGAAGCTGAGAGAAATGGGCATATCCGTGAGAGGGGACATCGTGGCGGTGAACTCTCTGTTAGATCACCCTGAAGAACTCCAGCCCAGTGACAGTGAGTCCGATGACGAGGGCCCCGAACTCCTGCAGGTGACCAGAGTCGACCGGGAAAACATCCTAGCCAGCGTTGCGTTTCCCACGGAGATCAAGGTCGACGTGTGCAAGAGAGTGAATCTGGACATTACGACTCTAATTACGTACGTCTCCGCCCTCAGCTACGGAGGCTGCCACTTTATCTTCAAAGAAAAAGTGCTCACGGAACAAGCAGAGCAAGAGAGGAGAGAGCAGGTTCTCCCGCAGTTGGAGGCATTTATGAAGGACAAGGAGTTGTTTGCTTGTGAATCCGCCGTCAAGGATTTCCAGTCTATTCTAGATACTTTAGGAGgacctggggagagagagagggccaCGATGCTAATTAAGCGAATTAATGTGGTCCCCGACCAGCCTTCTGAGCGTGCCTTGAGACTAGTTGCCAGTTCAAAAATCAATAGCCGCTCGTTAACGATCTTTGGGACAGGAGACACCTTGAAAGCCATCACGATGACTGCCAATAGTGGGTTTGTCAGAGCGGCCAACAACCAGGGTGTTAAGTTTAGCGTGTTCATCCATCAGCCCCGAGCACTTACTGAGAGCAAAGAGGCTCTCGCCACCCCCTTACCAAAAGACTGCACAGCTGACAAGGAACACTCATGA